The Heyndrickxia vini genome contains a region encoding:
- a CDS encoding Rrf2 family transcriptional regulator encodes MRLTNYTDYSLRVLIYLASLEPGKLSNIKEIAEVYGISKNHLMKVTHELGKMGVIETIRGRNGGIRLAKSPKEINIGKIVRKTEEDFQLVECFDGKPGSCIISPVCGLKHLLNKALVAYLTVLDQYTLADIVQNPLNYRMLFQSHEEGS; translated from the coding sequence ATGAGGTTAACAAACTATACCGATTATTCGCTGAGGGTTCTAATTTATTTAGCTTCACTTGAACCTGGTAAGCTATCTAATATAAAGGAAATCGCAGAAGTATATGGGATTTCAAAAAATCATTTAATGAAAGTGACTCATGAATTAGGGAAGATGGGTGTAATTGAAACGATCAGGGGGAGAAACGGTGGAATCCGTTTGGCAAAGTCCCCGAAGGAAATTAATATTGGCAAGATCGTTCGTAAAACTGAGGAAGATTTCCAATTGGTCGAATGCTTTGATGGAAAGCCCGGCTCATGCATCATCTCCCCCGTGTGCGGATTAAAACACTTACTAAATAAAGCATTAGTCGCTTATTTAACCGTGCTTGATCAATACACACTTGCTGATATCGTCCAAAACCCCTTGAATTATCGGATGTTATTTCAGTCACATGAAGAAGGTTCCTAG
- the hmpA gene encoding NO-inducible flavohemoprotein, whose product MLSQKTIDIVKSTAPILETEGTKITTCFYKMMFEAHPELLNIFNHVNQKQGRQQTALANTVYAAAKYIDQLEAIIPVVTQIAHKHRGLGIKPEHYPIVGEFLLKAIKEVLGDAATDEIINAWAEAYGVIAQAFIDVEKGMYDAAANQANGWIDFKDFTVVKKEQESNVITSFYLQPKDGSGVTTYEPGQYLTIRVKIPGEEYTLNRQYSLSCAPGRDYYRISVKKEKDFDPNGKVSNYLHDHVNEGDTVEISAPSGIFTLNMEETAPIALISGGVGLTPMMSMLETLADTGSKREIHFIHAARNEEFHAFKDAVEESTARLENGHAYYGYEKPLNANGNHNFEGYLSKSFLENIINEETITYICGPVPFLKNAVRILTELGVKDENIRYEFFGPAMDLKAEEKETVKA is encoded by the coding sequence ATGTTATCACAAAAAACAATAGATATTGTAAAATCAACAGCACCAATTTTAGAAACTGAAGGAACAAAAATTACTACTTGTTTTTATAAAATGATGTTTGAAGCACATCCGGAATTATTAAATATTTTTAACCATGTCAATCAAAAACAAGGGCGCCAACAAACAGCTCTAGCAAACACTGTTTATGCTGCAGCAAAATATATTGACCAACTTGAAGCGATTATTCCAGTTGTCACTCAAATTGCACATAAACACCGTGGTTTAGGAATTAAACCAGAACATTATCCAATCGTAGGAGAATTTTTATTAAAAGCAATTAAAGAGGTTCTTGGAGATGCGGCAACTGATGAAATTATTAATGCGTGGGCAGAAGCTTATGGTGTCATTGCACAAGCATTTATTGATGTAGAAAAAGGCATGTATGATGCAGCAGCTAATCAAGCAAATGGCTGGATTGACTTCAAAGATTTCACAGTAGTCAAAAAAGAACAAGAAAGCAATGTAATTACTTCATTCTATTTACAACCCAAAGATGGTTCAGGTGTAACAACATATGAACCAGGACAATACTTAACAATCCGTGTGAAAATTCCTGGCGAGGAATATACATTAAACCGTCAATATAGCTTATCATGTGCACCAGGTCGTGATTATTACCGTATTTCTGTAAAAAAGGAAAAAGACTTCGATCCGAACGGAAAAGTATCAAATTATTTACATGACCATGTGAATGAAGGTGATACAGTTGAAATTAGTGCTCCATCAGGTATCTTTACATTAAATATGGAAGAAACTGCACCAATCGCACTTATTTCAGGAGGTGTTGGTTTAACTCCGATGATGAGTATGCTGGAAACATTAGCTGATACGGGTTCTAAACGTGAAATACACTTTATCCACGCAGCTAGAAACGAAGAATTCCATGCATTTAAAGATGCGGTAGAAGAAAGTACTGCAAGACTAGAAAACGGCCATGCATATTATGGTTATGAAAAACCATTAAATGCAAATGGAAACCACAATTTCGAAGGATATTTATCAAAATCATTCCTAGAAAATATTATTAATGAAGAAACAATCACTTATATTTGTGGACCAGTTCCGTTCTTAAAAAATGCTGTACGCATTTTAACTGAACTTGGTGTAAAAGACGAAAATATTCGTTATGAATTCTTCGGTCCTGCAATGGATCTAAAGGCGGAAGAAAAAGAAACAGTGAAAGCATAA
- a CDS encoding BglG family transcription antiterminator produces the protein MFITSREKAIIELIIKTSGKHTAFSIATFLNVSVRTIQRDLKAIEKILEQFQLQLVRNTNKGLCIEGKNEQVFRLVQHLASSQPIDQPPQEKKLQLLLSLFQAAESFKIQALAHELGVSITTLSAYLDELAEWLTNFQLVLSRKRGVGVELTGDEVNKRKALANYLLLYFNEELIESLFLLEQGQVENSQILHYLRSDYLLTIERLVNDIVNKRQTRLADSDYIGLVIQICITMQRIMNGFRIEEDEHLDEDIDDEYRQIEEICTCLEEGFPVQFNHRDIHYLSTVLKGSKLHEAGFVSYDSVILGQLIKNIIQSVSTQLHIDLTNDFSLFQGLLAHMLPSLFRLKQNMSLYNPLTEEIKKKYPVLFLAVKNSVEKEFKEFAAFPDEEIAYIVLHFGSALVLKEEQLPIKALVICPTGIGTSKMLASRLKKEIMEIDSVEIKSIKDVQKQKSLNQFDVILSTVRLPFMNNEYIIVNPLLSREDIETIRSFLRKNIEQFTRNKLYTGLSTNEDVSSTKQQPLMDVLQELKDTHTSIEAIIQHFRVVRITIMTDYQQVMKNMLITASKENLITNVENVFETLIDRERKGGLGIPGTGMGLFHCRNPHVDKLIFQIAHLEEPCVIKGMDGNDMYMNSLLLMLAPEELSSREQEMISLLSTSLIENNEAIMIFSSSDEKIIRSKMETIFLDYLYTNVIKE, from the coding sequence ATGTTTATTACTTCGAGGGAAAAAGCAATTATTGAACTGATTATTAAGACATCTGGGAAGCATACGGCTTTTTCCATTGCTACATTTTTAAATGTAAGTGTACGGACGATTCAACGGGATTTGAAAGCAATCGAAAAAATCCTCGAGCAATTTCAACTACAATTGGTGAGAAATACGAATAAAGGCTTATGTATCGAAGGGAAAAATGAGCAAGTTTTCCGATTGGTTCAACATTTAGCAAGCAGTCAGCCGATTGACCAACCACCTCAAGAAAAAAAGCTCCAATTGTTACTAAGTTTATTTCAAGCAGCTGAATCTTTTAAAATCCAAGCGTTAGCCCATGAGCTTGGTGTCAGTATTACGACGCTATCTGCTTATCTCGATGAATTAGCGGAATGGCTAACGAACTTTCAATTAGTGCTTAGTCGAAAAAGGGGTGTTGGAGTAGAGCTGACTGGAGACGAAGTGAATAAGCGAAAAGCACTTGCTAATTATTTATTACTGTATTTTAACGAAGAATTAATTGAGAGCTTGTTTTTGTTGGAACAGGGACAAGTAGAAAACAGTCAAATTCTCCACTATCTCCGTTCCGATTATTTACTAACCATTGAGCGATTGGTCAACGACATTGTGAATAAACGGCAAACACGTTTGGCAGATAGCGATTATATTGGTCTTGTCATACAAATTTGTATTACGATGCAAAGGATAATGAATGGCTTTCGGATTGAAGAAGATGAACATCTAGATGAAGATATCGACGATGAATATCGCCAAATAGAAGAAATATGCACCTGTTTGGAAGAAGGGTTTCCTGTACAATTTAATCATAGGGATATCCACTATTTATCCACAGTATTAAAAGGTTCAAAGCTGCATGAAGCTGGGTTCGTCTCTTATGATAGTGTCATTTTAGGACAATTGATTAAAAATATCATTCAATCCGTTTCCACACAGCTGCATATCGACTTAACGAATGATTTCTCGTTGTTTCAAGGGTTGCTTGCCCACATGCTGCCGTCCCTATTCCGTCTGAAGCAAAATATGAGTCTTTATAATCCGTTAACAGAAGAAATTAAAAAGAAATATCCCGTCCTTTTTCTCGCTGTGAAGAATAGTGTGGAAAAAGAGTTTAAAGAATTTGCTGCATTTCCCGATGAGGAAATTGCGTACATCGTTCTCCATTTCGGCTCTGCATTAGTCTTGAAAGAGGAACAATTGCCCATCAAAGCACTTGTCATCTGTCCGACGGGGATTGGAACCTCAAAAATGTTGGCTAGCCGCTTAAAAAAAGAAATTATGGAAATCGATTCAGTGGAAATCAAATCAATCAAGGATGTTCAGAAGCAAAAAAGCTTAAATCAATTCGATGTCATACTTTCTACTGTTCGACTCCCATTTATGAATAATGAATATATAATAGTCAATCCGTTGTTGAGTCGTGAAGATATTGAGACAATTAGAAGCTTTTTACGCAAAAATATTGAACAGTTTACAAGAAATAAACTTTATACAGGGTTATCCACAAATGAAGACGTATCTTCCACAAAGCAACAACCATTAATGGACGTATTACAAGAATTAAAAGATACACATACAAGCATTGAAGCGATTATTCAACATTTTCGTGTAGTTCGAATAACGATTATGACCGATTATCAACAAGTTATGAAGAATATGTTAATAACAGCTTCAAAAGAAAATCTTATTACGAATGTAGAAAACGTCTTTGAAACGCTAATTGACCGTGAAAGAAAAGGCGGGCTCGGGATTCCGGGAACGGGCATGGGCCTTTTTCATTGTCGAAATCCACATGTGGATAAACTTATTTTTCAAATCGCCCATCTTGAAGAACCTTGTGTGATTAAAGGGATGGACGGGAATGACATGTACATGAATAGTTTATTATTGATGTTAGCTCCAGAAGAATTAAGTTCAAGAGAGCAGGAAATGATAAGTTTGTTAAGTACGAGTTTGATTGAGAATAATGAAGCAATTATGATTTTCTCATCCTCAGATGAAAAGATCATTCGTTCAAAAATGGAAACAATTTTTTTAGATTATTTATATACTAACGTGATAAAGGAATGA
- a CDS encoding PTS mannitol transporter subunit IICBA, producing MAKSNVKVAVQKFGNFLSSMVMPNISAFIAWGLITALFIPTGFLPNESLAKMVDPMVHYLLPLLIGYTGGKLVHDQRGAVVGAIATMGVIVGEPNVPMFLGAMIMGPLGGYVIKKFDQLIEGKVKAGFEMLVNNFSAGILGGILAILAFLGIGPAVKVLTAWLVSGVDWLVGAGLLPLTSIIIEPAKILFLNNAINHGVLSPIGIEQAKEAGKSVLFLLEANPGPGIGVLLAYCIFGKGTAKRSAPGAAIIQFFGGIHEIYFPYILMKPMLFFAVILGGISGVFTLVLLGGGLFAPASPGSILAIAAVTPHSAGAYIANFAGVIVAGVVSFIIASLILKTGKQTEENIEDAARKMQEMKGKKSSVADVFASQPGEFPENVQKIVFACDAGMGSSAMGASLLRKKVKEAGLNLSVTNTAISNLPADAQIVVTQEELTPRAQNKLPNAFHISVDNFLSSPEYERLIERLKGNGKDDLQEIVEDAEEAVPGANDHENDLLLEENVFLNQSFANKEEAIRFAGNALYKAGYVNESYIEAMIARDQITSTFMGNDVAIPHGTEEAKKDVLKSGFTVIQVPDGVDFDGNHVRLIFGIAGKDGTHLEILSGIAVTCSEMDNIEKMVGAKSAKEIIAILNDKE from the coding sequence ATGGCGAAATCAAATGTTAAAGTAGCTGTTCAGAAGTTCGGTAACTTCTTAAGTTCCATGGTAATGCCGAATATTTCAGCTTTCATTGCATGGGGTTTAATTACTGCACTATTTATTCCTACTGGTTTCCTCCCAAATGAAAGCCTTGCCAAAATGGTTGACCCGATGGTTCACTACTTACTTCCATTATTAATCGGTTATACCGGTGGTAAGTTAGTACATGACCAACGTGGAGCGGTTGTTGGTGCTATTGCAACGATGGGTGTCATCGTTGGGGAACCTAACGTACCTATGTTTCTAGGTGCCATGATTATGGGGCCACTTGGCGGTTATGTAATAAAGAAATTCGATCAATTGATTGAAGGTAAAGTTAAAGCCGGTTTTGAAATGCTTGTTAACAATTTTTCAGCAGGCATTTTAGGCGGGATTTTGGCAATATTAGCGTTTTTAGGAATTGGTCCAGCTGTAAAAGTTTTAACTGCATGGCTTGTAAGTGGTGTTGATTGGTTGGTGGGAGCAGGATTATTACCATTAACAAGTATCATCATTGAGCCTGCAAAAATATTGTTTTTAAATAACGCAATTAACCATGGTGTTCTTTCGCCAATTGGGATAGAGCAAGCAAAAGAAGCAGGGAAATCGGTGTTATTTCTTCTTGAAGCGAATCCGGGCCCTGGTATTGGTGTATTACTTGCTTATTGTATTTTTGGAAAAGGTACGGCAAAGAGATCGGCACCAGGTGCAGCGATCATTCAATTCTTTGGTGGTATTCACGAGATTTACTTCCCGTACATCCTGATGAAGCCAATGTTATTCTTTGCGGTTATCCTCGGGGGAATAAGTGGAGTCTTCACATTAGTTCTTTTAGGTGGAGGATTATTCGCACCAGCATCACCGGGAAGTATTTTAGCTATTGCTGCAGTTACACCGCATAGTGCAGGAGCATATATTGCTAACTTTGCAGGGGTAATCGTAGCAGGTGTCGTTTCATTTATTATCGCATCATTGATTTTAAAAACTGGAAAACAAACAGAAGAAAATATTGAAGATGCAGCCCGTAAAATGCAAGAAATGAAAGGAAAGAAAAGCTCAGTAGCAGATGTTTTTGCATCACAGCCAGGAGAATTTCCAGAAAACGTTCAAAAAATTGTTTTCGCATGTGATGCAGGAATGGGATCAAGTGCGATGGGTGCTTCTTTACTTCGCAAAAAGGTGAAGGAAGCCGGCTTAAATCTATCTGTTACGAATACAGCGATTAGTAATTTACCGGCTGATGCACAAATTGTTGTGACACAGGAAGAGCTTACACCGAGAGCACAGAATAAACTGCCAAATGCATTCCATATTTCCGTAGATAACTTTTTATCAAGCCCGGAATATGAACGCTTAATCGAGCGATTAAAAGGAAATGGCAAAGATGATCTTCAAGAAATTGTTGAGGATGCCGAAGAAGCGGTTCCTGGAGCAAACGATCATGAAAATGATTTATTGTTAGAAGAAAATGTCTTTTTAAATCAATCATTTGCAAATAAAGAAGAAGCGATTCGTTTTGCAGGTAATGCATTATATAAAGCTGGCTATGTGAACGAAAGCTATATTGAAGCGATGATTGCACGTGATCAAATAACATCGACCTTTATGGGAAATGATGTAGCGATTCCACATGGAACAGAGGAAGCGAAGAAGGATGTTCTTAAATCAGGATTTACCGTTATCCAAGTGCCAGATGGTGTTGATTTTGATGGCAATCATGTTCGCTTAATCTTTGGAATTGCAGGGAAAGATGGAACACATCTTGAAATATTATCAGGAATAGCTGTTACATGTTCGGAAATGGATAATATCGAGAAGATGGTTGGAGCGAAATCAGCGAAGGAAATTATCGCTATTTTAAATGATAAAGAATAG
- a CDS encoding mannitol-1-phosphate 5-dehydrogenase, whose amino-acid sequence MKQVVHFGAGNIGRGFIGALFSQSGYHVTFVDLADQIIDGLNSEKQYDVKLATDQQETMTITNVSGLNNMKQEKEVIEAIKNATYLTTAIGPNILPRIAPLIAKALTERVQATDEKLYVIACENQISATDLLKGYIEENLNDETKSKLSGRVYFFNSAVDRIVPIQNNQGSLDVLVEPYYEWVVETTESIPPVEGMTIVEDLAPFIERKLFTVNTGHATIAYFGYLEKKATIDQTLADEAIVKQVKATLGETGAYLIKQYGLNPDEHEKYINKIINRFRNAYLNDAVTRVGRSPIRKLGPNDRLVRPATEAQKAGLSFTNLAKAIAAALLFDYKEDEEAVKVQEMIREHGVAYVLQEVSGLAEDSEIAQEVLRQYDLLKK is encoded by the coding sequence ATGAAACAAGTTGTACATTTTGGTGCAGGAAATATTGGTAGAGGGTTTATTGGTGCGCTATTTTCACAATCAGGTTACCATGTCACATTCGTGGATTTAGCTGACCAAATCATTGATGGTCTAAATAGTGAAAAGCAATACGATGTGAAGTTGGCGACTGATCAACAAGAAACGATGACGATTACGAATGTTTCTGGATTAAATAATATGAAACAAGAAAAAGAAGTAATCGAAGCGATTAAGAATGCAACATACTTAACGACTGCAATTGGTCCTAATATTTTACCAAGAATTGCACCGTTAATTGCGAAAGCATTAACAGAAAGAGTACAAGCAACAGATGAAAAATTATATGTCATTGCATGTGAAAATCAAATTTCCGCAACAGACCTGCTAAAAGGCTACATAGAAGAAAATCTGAATGATGAAACGAAGAGTAAACTATCCGGTAGAGTCTATTTCTTTAATTCTGCTGTTGACCGTATTGTGCCAATACAAAATAATCAAGGTTCTCTCGATGTGCTAGTCGAACCTTATTATGAATGGGTTGTAGAAACAACAGAATCAATCCCTCCTGTTGAAGGAATGACAATCGTTGAAGACCTCGCCCCATTTATTGAAAGAAAACTGTTTACCGTAAATACAGGACATGCGACCATTGCATATTTTGGCTACCTTGAAAAAAAAGCGACCATTGACCAAACATTGGCAGACGAAGCCATTGTTAAACAAGTTAAAGCAACACTTGGAGAAACTGGAGCATATTTAATCAAGCAATACGGTCTAAACCCAGATGAACATGAAAAGTATATCAATAAAATTATCAACCGTTTTCGCAATGCTTATTTGAATGATGCAGTTACAAGAGTGGGGCGTTCCCCAATTCGCAAACTTGGTCCAAATGACCGTCTTGTCCGTCCTGCTACAGAAGCACAAAAAGCAGGTCTATCATTCACAAACCTTGCAAAAGCAATCGCTGCCGCCTTGCTTTTTGATTACAAAGAAGACGAGGAAGCAGTGAAAGTCCAGGAAATGATTCGTGAACACGGTGTCGCATATGTTCTACAAGAAGTAAGTGGATTAGCTGAGGATAGTGAAATTGCTCAAGAAGTGTTACGACAATATGATTTATTGAAAAAGTAA
- a CDS encoding CBO0543 family protein, translating to MEKKLLNLLTVLCLVSLPFLFKGTKMRENLLIFFSKGVLATLVDAYVVGTKKVEYPARPFRKIFKTNIIYDMLFFPILSVIWVKLSYNDDLWKILLKSLLFSVPMSIGQWYFERNSRLFKWKKWSPFHTFGSVSFTLFTIRGFVGLIKELDKIKDNHNISEY from the coding sequence ATGGAGAAAAAGTTGTTAAACTTACTTACAGTTTTATGTCTAGTTTCCCTTCCATTTTTATTTAAAGGTACAAAAATGAGAGAAAATCTTCTTATTTTCTTCTCAAAAGGGGTTCTTGCTACTTTGGTCGATGCTTATGTTGTCGGAACAAAAAAAGTTGAATATCCAGCTCGTCCTTTTAGGAAAATTTTTAAAACGAACATCATTTACGACATGCTGTTTTTTCCTATCTTAAGTGTCATATGGGTTAAACTATCCTATAATGATGACCTTTGGAAAATTTTATTAAAAAGTTTGTTATTTAGTGTTCCAATGAGCATCGGTCAATGGTATTTTGAAAGGAATTCCAGGTTATTTAAATGGAAAAAATGGTCACCATTTCATACATTCGGAAGTGTGAGTTTTACTTTATTTACAATTAGAGGTTTTGTGGGATTAATAAAAGAGTTAGATAAGATAAAGGATAATCACAATATTTCCGAATATTAA
- a CDS encoding DUF488 domain-containing protein gives MIKIKRAYEPISEVDGKRILVDRLWPRGISKEKANIDEWMKNIAPSNELRKWFNHDPEKFDKFREKYKEELDNTELHDDLKKLRKMNDEGTVTLVYSAKDEEHNQAIVLKQYLEEEGSF, from the coding sequence ATGATTAAAATTAAACGAGCGTATGAACCGATTAGTGAAGTTGATGGAAAAAGAATACTGGTTGACCGTTTATGGCCGCGAGGAATTTCAAAGGAAAAAGCGAACATTGATGAATGGATGAAAAACATTGCCCCAAGCAATGAACTTAGGAAATGGTTTAATCATGATCCGGAGAAATTTGACAAGTTTCGGGAAAAATATAAGGAAGAACTCGACAACACTGAACTACACGATGACTTGAAAAAATTAAGAAAAATGAATGATGAAGGCACCGTGACGCTTGTATACTCAGCAAAAGATGAAGAACATAATCAAGCAATTGTCCTCAAACAATATTTAGAAGAAGAAGGCTCTTTCTAG
- a CDS encoding acyl-CoA dehydrogenase family protein — protein sequence MNFFQEDPNLKQILKKYMDHDFYAWAEQELYEFGELCGTEIDERAVHTDREGQPKLIKYNRLGEELSKVWVNEGYKKTVEQVYGKGIVGYVHKEIPELGRKGSYVYSMAQGYLLSHAEPGFYCPVTLTQATAYLVDKYGDEALKQKYLPHIISTGDTELYEGATFLTERQGGSDVGANETKAVSDGNHYRLYGEKYFASNAGACGVAMVLARREHAQHGTKGLSLFLVPWFTEDGRLNGINIRRLKDKLGVRAVPSAEVVFDGAKGYLVGNPNKGFYYMMEALNLSRICNAVASIGIMKRALIEAKSYALARITFGHQLIHLPMVKETLGKMTVKQEVETSAVFHLVHSFDKTNESEHDQVMNRLLIALLKMESAEQAIHFAHEAIEMHGGNGFIEDFVTPRLLRDAQVLTVWEGTANILGLEVLRLMKKYDVHRLFVRSMRERLNKLSTDLSTFLLKKLNQLEADCEYLLTLEEDVQTFNCKRIAKQMTKVFESVVALEDANEGDTRKRLVAELFFELEWENSYKVDTGLKYVKEYKKLLFLEKDYVKQ from the coding sequence ATGAATTTTTTCCAAGAAGATCCTAACTTAAAACAGATATTAAAAAAATATATGGATCATGATTTTTATGCTTGGGCAGAACAGGAACTATATGAATTTGGGGAATTATGTGGAACGGAAATTGATGAAAGGGCGGTTCATACTGATCGGGAAGGACAGCCAAAACTAATAAAATATAACCGTCTAGGTGAGGAATTGTCGAAGGTTTGGGTAAATGAAGGATATAAGAAAACAGTAGAGCAAGTATATGGTAAAGGGATTGTCGGATATGTTCATAAAGAAATACCAGAGCTCGGGAGAAAAGGGAGCTATGTGTATTCAATGGCTCAGGGGTATCTTTTATCACATGCCGAGCCTGGATTCTATTGTCCGGTAACATTAACACAGGCAACTGCTTATTTAGTAGATAAATATGGCGATGAAGCATTAAAACAAAAATACTTGCCACATATTATTTCTACAGGAGACACTGAACTTTATGAAGGGGCGACCTTCTTGACAGAGCGTCAAGGAGGATCAGATGTAGGAGCAAATGAAACGAAGGCAGTTTCAGACGGAAACCATTATCGTCTGTATGGTGAGAAGTATTTTGCTTCGAATGCTGGGGCTTGTGGAGTGGCGATGGTTTTGGCAAGAAGGGAACATGCTCAACATGGAACGAAAGGTCTAAGTCTGTTTCTTGTTCCATGGTTTACAGAGGATGGTCGTTTGAACGGCATTAATATTCGTAGGTTAAAAGATAAATTAGGCGTTAGAGCCGTACCTTCCGCTGAAGTGGTATTTGATGGTGCTAAAGGCTATTTAGTTGGTAATCCGAATAAAGGGTTCTACTATATGATGGAGGCATTAAACTTATCGAGAATTTGTAATGCGGTTGCCTCTATTGGCATTATGAAAAGAGCACTAATCGAAGCAAAATCCTATGCGCTTGCGCGAATCACGTTTGGTCATCAGTTAATTCATTTACCAATGGTTAAAGAAACTCTTGGCAAAATGACCGTGAAACAGGAAGTTGAAACTAGTGCTGTCTTTCATTTAGTCCATTCGTTTGACAAGACAAATGAATCAGAGCATGATCAAGTGATGAATCGATTGCTAATTGCGTTATTAAAAATGGAATCCGCCGAACAAGCCATCCATTTTGCTCACGAAGCCATTGAAATGCATGGCGGGAATGGTTTTATTGAAGATTTTGTCACACCGAGACTATTACGAGATGCACAGGTACTGACGGTTTGGGAAGGTACAGCAAATATTTTAGGCTTAGAGGTCTTACGTTTGATGAAAAAATATGACGTACACCGATTGTTTGTTCGGTCAATGCGCGAGCGCCTAAATAAACTTTCAACAGATTTATCCACATTTCTACTAAAAAAGTTAAATCAGTTAGAGGCCGATTGTGAATATCTATTAACACTAGAAGAGGATGTCCAGACCTTTAATTGTAAACGGATTGCCAAACAGATGACAAAAGTATTTGAAAGTGTCGTTGCTTTAGAGGATGCAAATGAAGGGGATACCCGAAAACGATTAGTAGCAGAACTCTTTTTTGAACTAGAGTGGGAGAATTCTTACAAAGTGGATACTGGGTTAAAATATGTAAAAGAGTATAAGAAACTTTTATTTTTAGAAAAAGATTACGTGAAACAATAA
- the cdaS gene encoding sporulation-specific diadenylate cyclase CdaS gives MDGSNCDFSPLKKQLEDGIQSLIDVLQSNLNILGKENYCVLGSLEGAKEDLENIESMAATYYLNCYLSSFTDTYEDLSISVQQLSKLRHGALIIVERGESIEPIMQKGTQIGALVTPKLIESIFYPGNPLHDGAVLIRRNEVVSAGNVLPLTRSVIEGKRFGTRHRAAIGISEQSDALALVVSEETGRISFALDGNLYPINTTEPIVFKGH, from the coding sequence ATGGACGGGAGTAATTGCGATTTTTCACCTTTGAAGAAGCAGTTGGAAGATGGAATTCAATCTCTTATTGACGTGCTTCAATCTAATTTAAATATATTGGGTAAAGAAAATTATTGTGTATTGGGAAGTCTCGAAGGTGCGAAAGAAGATCTGGAAAATATTGAATCAATGGCTGCTACCTATTATTTGAATTGCTATTTATCATCATTTACTGACACTTATGAAGATTTATCGATTTCTGTTCAACAGCTTTCTAAACTTAGGCATGGTGCTTTAATAATAGTTGAACGAGGTGAATCCATTGAGCCTATTATGCAAAAAGGAACTCAGATTGGAGCTTTGGTAACACCAAAATTAATAGAATCCATTTTCTACCCGGGAAATCCATTGCATGATGGGGCTGTTTTAATCAGAAGGAACGAAGTTGTTTCTGCAGGAAATGTCCTTCCTTTAACAAGAAGTGTTATAGAAGGGAAGAGATTTGGAACACGGCATCGAGCGGCAATAGGAATATCTGAACAAAGCGATGCGCTTGCCTTGGTTGTTTCTGAAGAAACGGGCAGAATTTCATTTGCATTAGACGGAAATTTATATCCAATAAATACAACAGAACCAATTGTTTTTAAAGGTCATTAA